Below is a window of Arabidopsis thaliana chromosome 2, partial sequence DNA.
AACCTCTATCCATTCATTCCCCTATTAGCAACTCCCTCcacaaaactatttttaattttattttttattggcaaaacaaatctattatttaatccttgtttttttttttaattattcgaCAATCGACCGTctaattatcttttaattatcATTAGCTCTTGCTAAAGGCAAAATCGactcatttttcttgttttaatgTGAAGTTTTAATCGCTTATAAAAGCCTAAAACTGGATTATGATTAATGAGACCCGGTCATGATTTATCCACtacatgaaagaaaatacGTAAATATAGTActagtattaatttattaattattattattatctgtTATAATATCCAtgtctttatcttcttctaattttcattttcattttacgtttttttaaaaaggcaaaaaaaaaaaaaaaaaaaggagaaagaaagaagaagaagggaactAAAGAGGGTCATCATCATTTCATGGTtacctcctcttcctctcttcttaCTCTCACCATAtctgctctctctctctctctgtttcaagCTTTTGCTCCcatttttcatttccttcGTATTCTCGCTCGAGCTTAGCGGTTGATGTACCAATGACCAAATCGATATTTGAATCGCCGTGGctacctttctttttcttctgatttctctATCTCTCGCTTGATTCTACCACTTTTAGGGTTTCTATTATTCCCAGGGACTTTGGGTTTCTTTAAGAAGTTCGATTCGTCTCCGTTTTCTTTTTAGGGTTAACGAAGTCTGTGGTGTTGGATTtcgatctttttttttttggtatcttcCCCATTGACTGTTGCGGTGATAAGAGAGTGACGCAATGGTGTCTAAGAATGATCATATCGAGACTTTATTCAATTCAATCCAACTAGTTAAAgatgttgttcttcttccgaTTGAGCTTGGTGTGAAAAAGGCGGCAAGAGATATTGAAAATTGTTGGATAAGCAAAGAAAGGGATCTAGGTCTTGTTTTCAGATCATCTGGAAGAAACAGGAAGAAGCGGATTGTTGCTACTCCTGAATTTGACGACAATGCTACTAATAATGTTCAGTGTGTGGTGGTTACtgatgagagaaagaaaggttTGTCTATCAAGAAGATCCCTGTGAAGTCACTCTTTGGTATGTTTTCTCCCAATTTAGTCAGTGAGAAGTTGAGTCGTGGAAATGATGTGGTGGTGGCGAAGAAAGATAAGtctttggagaagaaagatgatgattcttgTACTGATTGCTTCAAGTTTGCGATGACTTGGTCTTTGTTGGTTAGTGGCTTTGTTCATGCTTTTCCTATTCCTTTTAAAATTGGTAAGAAGAGGATTCATAAGATGGGGGATGATGAGAACAGTCTACGTAAACACGGCCTTAAATCAAAGGCGGCATTTGTGAGTCGGAAAGAAGTGAGGTGTCAGTCAGTTGAATCTGTAGAAAAGGAAGGGAACCCTTTTTCGATTGAATGCGctgttggttttgttgttgaaatGTTGGCTCAGAATCTCCAGAAGCTGGACCAGTTTATACAGGATAGTTCAGAGAATGAATCTTGTTGTTCCAAGGAAGCTAGTTCTAATGATAGTCCACTTATCTTTAACATCTGGGAGGCTAGAAAACTCGACGTAAATGGATTCCTCGGGAACCTGATGTTTGCCAGAGTTGGAGATGTGGCGTCAGGTATAGGTGGCCTGACATCTCACATAAgtgaagatggtgatgaaaGTAATGTCAGTACTGCTGGTAAGGAGGAAAGTGCAGTTGATTCTCCGCAGAACTTGGCAACTGGACTATTGAGTATACCTTTATCAAATGTAGAGCGCTTAAAATCCACACTGTCCACAATTTCACTGACGGAACTTATTGAACTTTTACCACAATTAGGACGACCTTCAAGAGACCATCCagacaagaaaaaactaatttcTGTTCAGGATTTTTTCAGATACACCGAGTCTGAAGGTATGAATCCTCCCATTTTTATTAAGAAGCATACCTTTTCTTGGCAACTTAGTAAGCAAAAATAGAGCAGCGGGATGCATTGCTTATATATGTTACTTATCATTAAAGCTTGAAGTTGACTGTTGGAGGCATTTGTGTTGGTTGAAATCATTAAAAAGGGATACCTGTTGGTTGAAATTACCATATCTTCGTTTTTTATTGCCTGCTCTAGTCATCACCCCGCAATTTATGTCTCAACTGTTAAAACTTAAGTAATGTGTGTTGCAGTTTCTCAATACTAGATTGTCTGCTAATATGAGGACCACGTTACTTATttgcttttgaaatttttacgTCCTGTACTATTATTTATTCCATTTCGTCCAATATAACTCTTTGTGGCTTCCAGGCAGGAGGTTCTTTGAAGAATTAGATAGAGATGGTGATGGCAAAGTAACTTTGGAGGATCTGGAAATTGCaatgaggagaagaaaattgCCCAGAAGATACGCCAAGGAATTTATGCGACGAGCTAGGAGTCATCTTTTCTCGAAATCGTTTGGTTGGAAGCAATTTTTGTCCTTGATGGAACAGAAGGAGCCAACCATCCTCCGTGCCTATACTTCTCTCTGCTTGACCAAGTCTGGTACTCTTAAGAAAAGTGAGATATTGGCATCACTAAATAACGCAGGACTTCCTGCTAATGAAGAAAATGCTATAGCCATGATGAGATTTTTGAAGGCTGATACCGAGGAGTCTATCTCATACGGACATTTCCGTAATTTCATGGTTTTGCTGCCATATGAGCGCTTACAAGATGATCCTCGGTAAGTATAGtactttgttttgaaataaaattgatgttttattttgtagcGGCTTGTCTTTGCACTAATGAGTAAAATGCCAATTTGACCACTAGAACTGTTTGGATTGAACCGGACCAGTTTCCCCTTAGTTTCTCCCATTCATGTTGATTTCCTCAAACACTTCaaacttataatttttgttgtcataCCAATGGTGATTGATGCTATTTTTACTTGTATAGTAACATCTGGTTTGAAGCTGCGactgttgttgctgttgcaCCCCCTGTGGCCTTACCTGCTGGAGATGTTCTAAAATCTGCATTAGCGGGAGGGCTTGCCTCTGCTCTCTCCACTTCCTTAATGCATCCGATTGACACAATCAAGGTGAGTCCTCTTGGTGCTTTTGCAAGCTGAATATAAGTAAATGCTCTGTTTAGACAAGTTTAGGTGAGAACTTGGCTACTACAAAAGTCTGCGTAATTGACATCTGCTTCTacaatatttgaatatttaaataGATGAGTATGCCAATTATTCCTCCTGGCTTCTTGTGGCATACTGTTGACGGATTCGTTATCACTTTCATGCCAGACACGTGTGCAAGCATCAACCTTGTCATTTCCTGAAGTAATAGCCAAGCTTCCAGAGATTGGTGTCCGGGGAGTGTATAGGGGTTCTATTCCAGCAATTCTTGGACAATTTTCAAGGTCTTTTCAGTTGTTTcaaatcaaagatattttCACTTCTACctattaaatttgatttccATGTGGCTTAATCTCTTTCATCATTGTAGCCATGGCCTGCGGACAGGAATATTCGAAGCAAGCAAACTTGTGTTGATCAATTTTGCTCCCAATCTCCCAGAAATTCAGGTGATTATCACTCTCTACTCACTGTTTGGCTGGTTTCGTCAAGATTCTAATTTTGTGCTTCAAGTATATGTATTATTATGTGTTCTTATAGTTCATGGCATCTAGTAAGTAAACCATATGTTAGAGGAAAAATCCAATATCAAGGCTATTTCATTGCAGTACTTAGCTTCCTTGATGCAATGGTTGACATGGTAGTTGGTAGATCATTGTATACTACTATTTGTTGCATCTCCTTGGTTCTAAAGTTCTAGTAGTTATGTAAAGTTTATGGCTAGAATAATATACACTTGATGCTGCTGGGGCTAAATGGTCTCTTAATTGCTTGGTTTGATAAAGTTGTGTATGGTTTCTGAAGTAGAACCCATCCGCTTTTGGTTAACAGTTACATCGTTTGCATTTGTGCTTTCTGATCTGTGTTTTGTACTCGGTAACCAATGTGATCATTTAATGCAGGTTCAATCGATTGCATCATTCTGCAGCACACTATTAGGCACAGCTGTGCGGATTCCATGTGAGGTGCTGAAGCAACGGTTGCAGGCTGGCATGTTTAACAATGTAGGGGAAGCCATTGTCGGGACGTGGAAGCAAGATGGTCCAAGTGGCTTTTTCCGTGGGACAGGCGCAACTCTTTGCCGCGAAGTTCCACTATACGTTGTTGGCATGGGACTGTATGCAGAGTCCAAAAAGGTAAGAAAACCGAAATGATTGGATTATCATAAGGGTCACTACTGTAATTGTTATATTGATTGGGGTTTATGTGTGTATTGTAGATGGTGGCGCAAGCTCTGGGAAGAGAACTGGAGGCATGGGAGACAATAGCGGTTGGGGCGGTGTCAGGAGGTATTGCAGCAGTTGTAACAACCCCATTTGATGTGATGAAGACGAGAATGATGACTGCAACGCCAGGGAGACCGATCTCAATGTCTATGGTTGTTGTATCGATTCTGCGTAATGAGGGACCGCTAGGTTTGTTCAAAGGAGCAGTCCCGAGGTTCTTCTGGGTGGCTCCTCTAGGTGCTATGAACTTTGCTGGGTACGAACTAGCCAAGAAAGCTATGCAGAAGAACGAAGATGCAGTGCTAGCGGATCAGCTTGGtcagaagaagctttgctaaTGGGATTTTACTTTGCTTTGCTGCTACGAAGTTTTTTGGGGGCAGCTTAAGCCGGAGACTCACCTCTTTTGTTAAAAGCTACTTTgcaaaattttgacaaaaaaaaaagggttcattgttttgttgtgcATTGAGGACAGTTTCATTTACTCTTTATAAAAACTCTGCTtcaaaaatgtgattttttgcCCTCTCTACAATTGGTTGTTGCTTTGACAGTTGCAATTACTTCAATGGTATACAGTAGCCTTAAATCGCCATATTACGAATCTTAAGGTAAATTCGTTGCTTCTTTTTGTCACCAAACATAAGAGACATTGGCAAATGTTGGTAAAAAGAAATAACGTTGTGAATGTAATACACTCAAACCAAATGATTCTGTCAATACAAAAGCAACTCTGTAAACGTAACATGAGAAACTCAACAATTCACATATGTTTTACAAAATCTACTTTCTGTGGTATTCCTGACCAAAGCATCAAACTTGGGCTCGTATTCAGGAGTTATTTTGTCCACGTACTTGGGGATCTAAATGCCTGCAGTAATAAGAGATTCCAACTTTGGTACTTCAACACGTTTCTTCTCTCAATCCTCCTCACAACTTCAGTAGTAAAAAAGACAATCACTTTGAAGGGAAACACAAATGAAATGACTGTCGAATTCAGTCACCGGTAAACACCCTTATATGTtctgttattttctttttagtcCCATACTTTTTTTAAATTCACAACAAAACCCATTATTGGAgttttctgattatttttaaaaacagtttcGAGTGAATAAAAAAGCTCAGATGCAATCAtcactttcattttcttgtggtGTCAAGTCAACGATGGCGAAATCTCCGGTGGAAGTGAATCTGATACCAATCGAAGCTACACCTGAGACCTTCGCAGAGTATGGTCAAGTCATCGAAGCCTCTCGTGATGGGGCCGGTTACGGTCCCAACGACGCTCAATTGGATCTCTCTAAAGGAATCCCACGGTACTCTTTCCCGATTCTCTAAAACTCAGATTCTTTGTTAATCTGCGTTTAAATTCCACATCTTTGACGCTAATTTATCATTCTATGTGATATGTGTTGGTGTTGGTTCCAAAAATAGTTGTATTGATTAGTTCCAAGTTGTGAGATTTATAACAAAGTCCTAGCTTTTAGGTTAATAGGTTTCAGATTGGTTTGTTCTCAATGTGTGATATAATTTCGTGGCAGGCTCTATATACTTAGGCTGAAAGAAACACCCTTAGGGTTTTTCAAGATCACGCATCACGCAAAGGTGACACAGTGTCTAGGATCAATAGGAGGTGATATTTGGTATATGGGAGTGGCTAAGCCATCTCttattgaagatgatgatgatggaaggAGAGTAGATACAGTAAAAGCAAAGTCTGGTCACTTGTACATTCCACCTGAGGTGGAAGAGATTCGCGTCTTCAGGTTCTCGGGACCAAAGTTTGTGAAACTGCACCGTGGTACATGGCATGCTGGACCCTTGTTTAGTGGCAGCTCCATCATGGATTTCTACAACTTAGAACTCAGCAACACAAATGTGAGTCAGTGAGTGATGGTTTTAAATTGTTAATACAATGTAGTGTGATGAATGACTTGACAACATTGTTGctgttgatgatgttgttcaGGTGGTGGATCACACGTCACATGATTTCACGAAGAATAATGGAGTCAGCTTCCGCTTTGACACCTAAGAAGAATAATGGAGTCAATCCTATCATGAGTGTGCTTCTGTTTTTCCTTGTGTGTAATGTAATTGACTAATTGCCAATACCAATACTGTGTATTGTGTACTGTGCACACAAATTGGTTATATGCAATAAAATACCGGTTTAAGTTAACCAACCCTGGTTCATAAAATCCTAATAATTCTTGAATTGGttttctaaaaaaagaaagcaaatcaTGAATACTAAAGAAATTTGATTACATCATTTGGTGTTTCTAGTAATCTGCTCTGTTGCCAGTTATAAAGTagtatatttaattattaagcATTATTAAAACGAATAATACGTATAATATAATCGTAGCCGTTGGATATAATTACACGTGCGACTATCTTTCGATCGCACTAAAAGCAAAGGAAAGGCTAAAAAGAAGCTCGAGGGTCGAGATCGatcaaaattgtaaatcaaTCATAACACATTTTAACTAGCTCTAACACAAACtctaaaattttagattaatTCAGACTTGGTAACAATTTTGACTTAACTACGAGCGTCATTACCATTCTATGCATCGTTTTACACGAATTACACTCACATCTCAAAGATACATGTCCACATGCTACGTACCGAGTATCGACCACACCCGATAAACAACGGGACAAGCCCTAGAATCCCGAAAAGGCAAAAAGGTCccttgttttctctcttttttcatgTTAAACACATACTTTTTAAATTAACAAGAAAGCCCagatatttttggtgttttcttaCTGAATCTAGACTTGAAGAGAATTTTAGGAAAACTCCAAAAAGCTCGTACGCTAATTCTTATCTTCACTTCCATTTTTCCTGTGGTGATGGTGAGAGTTCAAGTGTTCCAACGATGGCGAAATCCCCGGTAGAGGTGAAACTGATCCCGATCGAAGCTACTCCTGAGAATTTCGCAGACTATGGTCAAGTCATCGAAGCCTCTCGTGACGGTGCAGGTTTCGGTCCCAACGACGCTCAACTGGATCTCTCCAGAGGAATCCCACGGTACTCTTTATCCAGTTTACTAAAATTTCGTTAATACCTAAGATTATTGATTAAAACACATGCTTCTTCTAATCATATTCGTTGTTGATTAATGTCTAAATTCCTCATCTTTGATGCTAATTTATCAATCAAGCTATGTGATTTGTATTGGTTCCTAGATAGTCGTGTTGATCAGTTCCTAATAACAAAAGACTTATAGATTTTGTAGGAACGTACTTATTTACtacaaaattcaacaaaacgAAAGACCAATTCAAACTAGACTCTTCTTACTACTTCAAGTAATTAACTGACTTCATTTACAAGTCCTAGCATTAGGTTTCagatttgtttgttcttttttttttttacaattagCTAATCATCATATTCTCATTATGTTTAATACTTGGGACAGGTTCTATATAATGCGGATCAGAGATACACCCTTTGACTTTTCCGTACTCACTCACCACGCGAGCGTGACACAGTGTCTAGGATCAATAGGAGGTCATGTTTGGTACCTTGGAGTGGCTAAACCGACACTTattgaagatggtgatgatggaAAGATGGTAGATAAATTGAAATCAAGGTCTGGTCACTTGTACGCTCCTCCTGCGGTTGAAGAGATTCGCGTCTTCAGGGTCTCGGGACCAAAGTTTATTAAACTGAACCACGGTACGTGGCATGTTGGACCACTCTTCAGTGACAGCTACATGGACTTCTACAACCTTGAGCTCAGCAACACAAATGTGAGTGAGAATGGTTTTATTGTTAATAATGTATGGAATGGTGATGAATGACTTGTTTTTATTGAcgacattgttgttgttgatgatgatgttcagGCGGTGGATCGCACGACATatgatttcatcaaaaataaagGAGTCACCATCCGAGTT
It encodes the following:
- the SAMTL gene encoding mitochondrial substrate carrier family protein (mitochondrial substrate carrier family protein; FUNCTIONS IN: binding, calcium ion binding; INVOLVED IN: transport, transmembrane transport; LOCATED IN: mitochondrial inner membrane, chloroplast envelope; EXPRESSED IN: 22 plant structures; EXPRESSED DURING: 13 growth stages; CONTAINS InterPro DOMAIN/s: Mitochondrial carrier protein (InterPro:IPR002067), EF-Hand 1, calcium-binding site (InterPro:IPR018247), EF-HAND 2 (InterPro:IPR018249), Mitochondrial substrate carrier (InterPro:IPR001993), EF-hand-like domain (InterPro:IPR011992), Mitochondrial substrate/solute carrier (InterPro:IPR018108); BEST Arabidopsis thaliana protein match is: Mitochondrial substrate carrier family protein (TAIR:AT2G26360.1); Has 17569 Blast hits to 12630 proteins in 423 species: Archae - 0; Bacteria - 12; Metazoa - 7266; Fungi - 5152; Plants - 3396; Viruses - 0; Other Eukaryotes - 1743 (source: NCBI BLink).) — encoded protein: MVSKNDHIETLFNSIQLVKDVVLLPIELGVKKAARDIENCWISKERDLGLVFRSSGRNRKKRIVATPEFDDNATNNVQCVVVTDERKKGLSIKKIPVKSLFGMFSPNLVSEKLSRGNDVVVAKKDKSLEKKDDDSCTDCFKFAMTWSLLVSGFVHAFPIPFKIGKKRIHKMGDDENSLRKHGLKSKAAFVSRKEVRCQSVESVEKEGNPFSIECAVGFVVEMLAQNLQKLDQFIQDSSENESCCSKEASSNDSPLIFNIWEARKLDVNGFLGNLMFARVGDVASGIGGLTSHISEDGDESNVSTAGKEESAVDSPQNLATGLLSIPLSNVERLKSTLSTISLTELIELLPQLGRPSRDHPDKKKLISVQDFFRYTESEGRRFFEELDRDGDGKVTLEDLEIAMRRRKLPRRYAKEFMRRARSHLFSKSFGWKQFLSLMEQKEPTILRAYTSLCLTKSGTLKKSEILASLNNAGLPANEENAIAMMRFLKADTEESISYGHFRNFMVLLPYERLQDDPRNIWFEAATVVAVAPPVALPAGDVLKSALAGGLASALSTSLMHPIDTIKTRVQASTLSFPEVIAKLPEIGVRGVYRGSIPAILGQFSSHGLRTGIFEASKLVLINFAPNLPEIQVQSIASFCSTLLGTAVRIPCEVLKQRLQAGMFNNVGEAIVGTWKQDGPSGFFRGTGATLCREVPLYVVGMGLYAESKKMVAQALGRELEAWETIAVGAVSGGIAAVVTTPFDVMKTRMMTATPGRPISMSMVVVSILRNEGPLGLFKGAVPRFFWVAPLGAMNFAGYELAKKAMQKNEDAVLADQLGQKKLC
- a CDS encoding ureidoglycolate hydrolase (unknown protein; BEST Arabidopsis thaliana protein match is: unknown protein (TAIR:AT2G35830.2); Has 153 Blast hits to 153 proteins in 52 species: Archae - 0; Bacteria - 62; Metazoa - 0; Fungi - 0; Plants - 82; Viruses - 0; Other Eukaryotes - 9 (source: NCBI BLink).) — translated: MQSSLSFSCGVKSTMAKSPVEVNLIPIEATPETFAEYGQVIEASRDGAGYGPNDAQLDLSKGIPRLYILRLKETPLGFFKITHHAKVTQCLGSIGGDIWYMGVAKPSLIEDDDDGRRVDTVKAKSGHLYIPPEVEEIRVFRFSGPKFVKLHRGTWHAGPLFSGSSIMDFYNLELSNTNVVDHTSHDFTKNNGVSFRFDT
- a CDS encoding ureidoglycolate hydrolase encodes the protein MLRTEYRPHPINNGTSPRIPKRQKGPLFSLFFHVKHILFKLTRKPRYFWCFLTESRLEENFRKTPKSSYANSYLHFHFSCGDGESSSVPTMAKSPVEVKLIPIEATPENFADYGQVIEASRDGAGFGPNDAQLDLSRGIPRFYIMRIRDTPFDFSVLTHHASVTQCLGSIGGHVWYLGVAKPTLIEDGDDGKMVDKLKSRSGHLYAPPAVEEIRVFRVSGPKFIKLNHGTWHVGPLFSDSYMDFYNLELSNTNAVDRTTYDFIKNKGVTIRVDPNDVDTSSS
- a CDS encoding ureidoglycolate hydrolase (ureidoglycolate hydrolases; FUNCTIONS IN: ureidoglycolate hydrolase activity; INVOLVED IN: allantoin catabolic process; LOCATED IN: cellular_component unknown; EXPRESSED IN: 17 plant structures; EXPRESSED DURING: 13 growth stages; CONTAINS InterPro DOMAIN/s: Ureidoglycolate hydrolase (InterPro:IPR007247); BEST Arabidopsis thaliana protein match is: unknown protein (TAIR:AT2G35810.1); Has 155 Blast hits to 155 proteins in 53 species: Archae - 0; Bacteria - 64; Metazoa - 0; Fungi - 0; Plants - 82; Viruses - 0; Other Eukaryotes - 9 (source: NCBI BLink).) — its product is MAKSPVEVKLIPIEATPENFADYGQVIEASRDGAGFGPNDAQLDLSRGIPRFYIMRIRDTPFDFSVLTHHASVTQCLGSIGGHVWYLGVAKPTLIEDGDDGKMVDKLKSRSGHLYAPPAVEEIRVFRVSGPKFIKLNHGTWHVGPLFSDSYMDFYNLELSNTNAVDRTTYDFIKNKGVTIRVDPNDVDTSSS